The following are encoded together in the Capsulimonas corticalis genome:
- a CDS encoding metal-dependent hydrolase, with protein MRARNTAGVSLPRDRLAGTGGRTQEGRGPMMGRSHALAGVASLWLLAAVPGGLSGSGPLDGISVLAAIAAFGALLPDLDASRSKLSAWEVAGVRPLVPLSAMVHRAWGHRGPLHSLYGLILVAGVGGMLIPIWGWRPASALLLGYASHLAADACTRTGIPFLPWRKRRCWLLPPWLRISTGSPAEDALLPLLAVTALSVLLVHAVM; from the coding sequence TTGCGGGCAAGGAACACGGCCGGAGTTTCGCTTCCGCGTGACCGTCTCGCTGGTACGGGCGGACGAACCCAAGAGGGAAGGGGGCCAATGATGGGGCGCTCGCACGCGCTGGCCGGCGTCGCCTCCCTGTGGCTGCTCGCCGCCGTGCCGGGCGGGCTGTCTGGAAGCGGCCCTTTGGACGGCATCAGCGTTCTGGCGGCGATCGCCGCCTTCGGGGCGCTGCTTCCGGACCTCGACGCCTCCCGGTCCAAGCTGTCTGCCTGGGAAGTTGCCGGCGTGCGTCCGCTGGTCCCGCTCTCTGCCATGGTGCATCGCGCCTGGGGGCATCGCGGCCCGCTGCACTCGCTGTACGGTCTCATCCTGGTCGCCGGTGTCGGCGGCATGCTCATTCCTATATGGGGATGGCGTCCGGCGTCAGCCTTGTTGCTTGGGTACGCAAGCCACCTGGCCGCCGACGCCTGCACGCGCACCGGCATCCCGTTCCTGCCGTGGCGCAAGCGCCGCTGCTGGCTCCTGCCGCCATGGCTGCGCATCTCCACCGGCTCGCCGGCCGAGGACGCGCTTCTGCCGCTGCTCGCTGTTACCGCCCTGTCGGTCCTGCTCGTCCACGCCGTGATGTAG